In Agromyces sp. SYSU T00194, a genomic segment contains:
- the qcrA gene encoding cytochrome bc1 complex Rieske iron-sulfur subunit, which translates to MAQDDNGGTDIAAAGSSSHGQEVAASPGTAVIAADAFENPGFPAHRKRVTDEDPKKRKSAERTVYTLFYLSIVGSVWAIAAYMLFPMESGSVVDVRLNNLFFGLGVALALLAIGVGAVHWGKALMYDVEQVDERHPVRGSDDTRAGAIKVFQDADEESGFSRRSVIRNSLIGALVVFPLPAVVLFRGLAPQDQIPVELLSHTMWAEGTRLTLDPSGVPIKASDVTIGSAFHVIPEGLNELEHHKLEEKAKAAVLLMRLNPEDLNETPERADWSYQGIVAYSKICTHVGCPVALYEQHTHHLLCPCHQSQFDVANHCEVIFGPAARPLPQLPIAVDDEGYLVAQSDFNEPVGPSFWERH; encoded by the coding sequence ATGGCACAGGACGACAACGGCGGTACGGACATCGCCGCTGCCGGCTCGTCATCGCACGGGCAGGAGGTCGCCGCCTCCCCCGGCACCGCCGTGATCGCGGCGGATGCGTTCGAGAACCCCGGGTTCCCGGCGCACCGCAAGCGGGTCACGGACGAGGACCCGAAGAAGCGGAAGTCGGCCGAGCGCACCGTCTACACGCTCTTCTACCTGTCGATCGTCGGCAGCGTCTGGGCGATCGCCGCGTACATGCTGTTCCCGATGGAGTCGGGCTCGGTCGTGGACGTGCGCCTGAACAACCTCTTCTTCGGGCTGGGCGTCGCACTCGCCCTGCTCGCGATCGGCGTCGGCGCCGTGCACTGGGGCAAGGCCCTCATGTACGACGTGGAGCAGGTCGACGAGCGCCACCCCGTCCGTGGCAGCGATGACACCCGCGCCGGCGCGATCAAGGTCTTCCAGGACGCCGACGAGGAGTCCGGCTTCAGCCGCCGCTCGGTCATCCGCAACAGCCTCATCGGCGCGCTCGTGGTCTTCCCGCTGCCCGCCGTCGTGCTCTTCCGCGGCCTCGCGCCGCAGGACCAGATCCCGGTCGAGCTCCTCAGCCACACGATGTGGGCCGAGGGCACGCGCCTCACGCTCGACCCCTCGGGCGTGCCCATCAAGGCGTCGGACGTCACGATCGGCAGCGCGTTCCACGTCATCCCGGAGGGCCTCAACGAGCTCGAGCACCACAAGCTCGAGGAGAAGGCGAAGGCCGCGGTCCTCCTCATGCGCCTCAACCCCGAGGACCTCAACGAGACGCCCGAGCGCGCGGACTGGTCCTACCAGGGCATCGTCGCCTACTCGAAGATCTGCACGCACGTCGGGTGCCCCGTGGCGCTCTACGAGCAGCACACGCACCACCTGCTCTGCCCGTGCCACCAGTCGCAGTTCGACGTCGCGAACCACTGCGAGGTCATCTTCGGCCCGGCCGCGCGGCCGCTGCCCCAGCTGCCCATCGCGGTCGACGACGAGGGCTACCTCGTCGCGCAGAGCGACTTCAACGAACCCGTCGGCCCGAGCTTCTGGGAGCGCCATTGA
- the qcrC gene encoding cytochrome bc1 complex diheme cytochrome c subunit, whose protein sequence is MTSSKRRTGRRSPLATVALLALGLVFTGGAYAAFSTGTAQAEVDATSQQTIDEGKKLFQANCATCHGLDAQGTDAGPSLIGVGAAAVDFQVGTGRMPMQMQGPQAEQKPVQFTDEQIKQLAYFVASLGPGPDIPADSLVNGGGDAANGAELFRINCAMCHNVAGAGGALTEGKFAPALNDVTGVHIYEAMVTGPQNMPVFNDLNITPEDKRDIITYLQYIQDNRSPGGFELGSLGPVAEGLFIWIFGLGAVVAITVWITAKSN, encoded by the coding sequence ATGACCAGCTCGAAGCGTCGGACGGGACGACGTTCCCCGCTCGCCACCGTGGCGCTCCTCGCGCTCGGGCTCGTGTTCACGGGCGGCGCCTACGCCGCCTTCAGCACGGGCACCGCGCAGGCCGAGGTCGACGCGACGTCGCAGCAGACGATCGACGAGGGCAAGAAGCTCTTCCAGGCCAACTGCGCCACCTGCCACGGCCTCGACGCGCAGGGCACGGACGCCGGGCCCAGCCTCATCGGCGTGGGTGCCGCAGCGGTCGACTTCCAGGTCGGCACCGGCCGCATGCCGATGCAGATGCAGGGCCCCCAGGCCGAGCAGAAGCCGGTGCAGTTCACCGACGAGCAGATCAAGCAGCTCGCCTACTTCGTCGCGTCGCTCGGGCCCGGCCCCGACATCCCCGCCGATTCCCTCGTCAACGGCGGCGGCGACGCCGCGAACGGCGCCGAGCTGTTCCGCATCAACTGCGCCATGTGCCACAACGTCGCGGGTGCCGGCGGTGCCCTCACCGAGGGCAAGTTCGCGCCCGCGCTGAACGACGTCACCGGCGTGCACATCTACGAGGCGATGGTCACCGGGCCGCAGAACATGCCGGTCTTCAACGACCTCAACATCACGCCCGAGGACAAGCGCGACATCATCACCTACCTGCAGTACATCCAGGACAACCGCTCCCCGGGTGGCTTCGAGCTGGGTTCGCTCGGACCGGTCGCCGAGGGCCTCTTCATCTGGATCTTCGGTCTCGGCGCGGTCGTCGCGATCACGGTGTGGATCACGGCGAAGTCGAACTAG
- the qcrB gene encoding cytochrome bc1 complex cytochrome b subunit → MSTAAPTTSAPEKRKGGFTAAASNYIDERTSISTVVKELGRKAFPDHWSFLLGEIALFSFVVVLITGTFLTFFFQASMAEVHYEGSYVPLKGIEMSVAMASTLDISFDLRGGLFVRQMHHWAALLFVAAIGLHMLRIFFTGAFRKPRELNWVIGFVLFVLAMGEGFTGYSLPDDLLSGNGLRIIDGMIKGIPLIGTWTSFLLFGGEFPGTAIVGRLYTLHILLLPALVVALIAVHLLFVVVHKHTQYAAPGKTQQNAVGPPILPVYAAKAGGFFFIVFGVLALIASLFTINPIWNYGPYDPSPVSAGTQPDWYIGFADGALRLIPPGWEFVWLERTWSFNILVPLVGLLVFLGLVFIYPFIEAWVTGDKREHHIADRPRNAPTRTAIGAAGVTFYAGLWAAASSDIIATHFKLTMEGVIHSLQAVVILGPILAYFIAKRVCIALQKKDREIVLHGYESGRIVKLPGGEFIEVHQPLDEYDRWRLVSYESYEPLMIRPDARGRITFGQRLRAGFSRWFFEDRIAPVTRAELEASHSDHH, encoded by the coding sequence TTGAGCACCGCAGCCCCGACCACCAGCGCCCCCGAGAAGCGGAAGGGCGGCTTCACGGCCGCCGCGTCCAACTACATCGATGAGCGCACGAGCATCTCGACCGTCGTCAAGGAGCTCGGCCGCAAGGCCTTCCCCGACCACTGGTCGTTCCTGCTCGGCGAGATCGCGCTGTTCAGCTTCGTCGTGGTGCTCATCACGGGAACGTTCCTGACGTTCTTCTTCCAGGCCTCGATGGCCGAGGTGCACTACGAGGGCTCGTACGTGCCCCTGAAGGGCATCGAGATGTCCGTCGCGATGGCCTCGACGCTCGACATCTCGTTCGACCTGCGCGGCGGCCTGTTCGTGCGCCAGATGCACCACTGGGCGGCGCTGCTGTTCGTGGCGGCCATCGGCCTGCACATGCTGCGCATCTTCTTCACGGGCGCGTTCCGCAAGCCGCGCGAGTTGAACTGGGTCATCGGCTTCGTGCTCTTCGTGCTGGCGATGGGCGAGGGCTTCACGGGCTACTCGCTCCCCGACGACCTCCTCTCGGGCAACGGCCTCCGCATCATCGACGGCATGATCAAGGGCATCCCGCTGATCGGCACGTGGACCTCGTTCCTCCTCTTCGGCGGCGAGTTCCCGGGCACGGCCATCGTCGGCCGCCTGTACACGCTGCACATCCTCCTGCTGCCCGCGCTCGTGGTCGCGCTCATCGCCGTCCACCTGCTGTTCGTCGTCGTGCACAAGCACACGCAGTACGCGGCGCCGGGCAAGACGCAGCAGAACGCCGTGGGCCCGCCCATCCTGCCCGTGTACGCGGCCAAGGCCGGTGGCTTCTTCTTCATCGTCTTCGGTGTGCTGGCGCTCATCGCGTCGCTGTTCACGATCAACCCGATCTGGAACTACGGGCCCTACGACCCGTCCCCGGTCTCCGCCGGTACGCAGCCCGACTGGTACATCGGCTTCGCCGACGGCGCGCTGCGACTCATCCCGCCGGGCTGGGAGTTCGTCTGGCTCGAGCGCACGTGGTCGTTCAACATCCTCGTCCCGCTGGTCGGCCTGCTGGTCTTCCTGGGCCTGGTGTTCATCTACCCGTTCATCGAGGCCTGGGTCACGGGCGACAAGCGCGAGCACCACATCGCCGACCGTCCGCGCAACGCCCCGACGCGCACCGCGATCGGCGCGGCGGGTGTCACCTTCTACGCCGGCCTCTGGGCGGCGGCCAGCTCCGACATCATCGCGACGCATTTCAAGCTGACGATGGAGGGGGTCATCCACTCCCTGCAGGCGGTCGTCATCCTCGGCCCGATCCTCGCCTACTTCATCGCCAAGCGCGTCTGCATCGCGCTGCAGAAGAAGGACCGCGAGATCGTGCTGCACGGCTACGAGTCGGGGCGCATCGTGAAGCTCCCCGGCGGTGAGTTCATCGAGGTGCACCAGCCCCTCGACGAGTACGACCGCTGGCGCCTCGTGAGCTACGAGAGCTACGAGCCGCTCATGATCCGCCCCGACGCACGCGGGCGCATCACGTTCGGCCAGCGCCTCCGGGCGGGCTTCTCGCGCTGGTTCTTCGAGGACCGCATCGCGCCGGTCACCCGGGCCGAGCTCGAGGCCTCGCACTCGGACCACCACTGA
- the ctaE gene encoding aa3-type cytochrome oxidase subunit III, with protein MGSVTSSSIAPAATTPVINRPNTVAVGTIVWLGSEVMFFAGLFAIYFTLRSTSPELWNFEAGRLNVPYAAINTAILVASSFTAQFGVFAAEKFQPRRTGSLWQLRKWGLVEWFLVSYVLGAIFVSGQVLEYATLVSEGIALDSNAYGSAFYLTTGFHALHVTGGLIAMLLVVGRAYAVKHFGHKEATSAIVVSYYWHFVDVVWIGLFFVIYVLK; from the coding sequence ATGGGGAGCGTGACGAGCTCCTCAATCGCCCCTGCGGCCACAACGCCCGTGATCAACAGGCCCAACACCGTTGCGGTGGGCACGATCGTCTGGCTCGGCAGCGAGGTCATGTTCTTCGCCGGTCTGTTCGCGATCTACTTCACGCTGCGCTCGACGTCGCCCGAGCTGTGGAACTTCGAGGCCGGGCGCCTCAACGTCCCGTACGCCGCGATCAACACGGCCATCCTGGTCGCCTCCTCGTTCACCGCACAGTTCGGCGTCTTCGCAGCCGAGAAGTTCCAGCCCCGGCGCACCGGCAGCCTGTGGCAGCTCCGCAAGTGGGGCCTCGTCGAGTGGTTCCTCGTGAGCTACGTCCTGGGCGCCATCTTCGTCTCGGGCCAGGTGCTCGAGTACGCCACGCTCGTCTCCGAGGGCATCGCCCTCGACTCCAACGCGTACGGCTCCGCGTTCTACCTCACGACCGGCTTCCACGCGCTGCACGTCACGGGCGGCCTCATCGCCATGCTGCTGGTCGTCGGCCGCGCGTACGCGGTCAAGCACTTCGGGCACAAGGAGGCGACCAGCGCCATCGTGGTGTCGTACTACTGGCACTTCGTCGACGTGGTCTGGATCGGCCTGTTCTTCGTCATCTACGTCCTCAAATGA